The proteins below come from a single Lepeophtheirus salmonis chromosome 4, UVic_Lsal_1.4, whole genome shotgun sequence genomic window:
- the LOC121116476 gene encoding glutathione reductase, mitochondrial has product MALIIKKRFKYLVLGGGSGGIASARRAAEFGVQVGLIEGNRLGGTCVNVGCVPKKIMYAAALHNEELDHDFQDYGFDVELKTPFNWNKIKSKRDAYITRLNGIYYNNLKKSGVELIQGEGKFIGKNTIRVGNDVYYGNHILIAVGGEPKLPDIPGANLGITSDGFFELETLPKNVVIVGGGYIAVELAGILKSFGCNVSIIIRRSTVLSTFDSSISENLFQEMETAGIQFHCNSNVSKVTEENGKLNIQTKEGNVISEVDTLLWAIGRQSRTHNIGLNHIYIKMDNRGNIIVDDFQNTSVNNIYAVGDVTGKWELTPVAIAAGRKLAHRIFDNKPDYKLEYDNIPTVVFSHPPIGTIGLTEREARIQSGEDVKVYSTVFTPMYHALTERKQKTLMKLVCTGGDEKVVGLHMMGRGCDEMLQGFSVAVKMGATKADFDNVIAIHPTSSEELVTMR; this is encoded by the exons ATGGCTCTCATAATCAAAAAACGTTTCAAATATCTCGTTCTTGGTGGAGGATCAGGAGGAATCGCTTCGGCTCGTCGTGCAGCGGAATTTGGGGTTCAagttggactcattgaaggaaATCGTTTAGGAGGCACTTGT GTCAATGTTGGTTGTGTTCCCAAAAAGATCATGTACGCTGCTGCACTTCATAATGAAGAATTGGATCATGATTTCCAAGACTATGGTTTTGATGTGGAGCTTAAAACACCATTTAATTGGAA TAAAATCAAGAGCAAAAGAGATGCATACATTACTCGACTAAATGGCATTTAttacaacaatttgaaaaaatctggGGTTGAATTAATTCAAGGCGAAGGCAAATtcatag gTAAGAACACAATACGGGTTGGCAATGATGTGTATTATggtaatcatattttaattgctGTGGGAGGAGAACCCAAGTTGCCTGATATTCCAGGAGCAAATTTGGGTATTACAAGTGATGgtttttttgaattggaaaCACTTCCAAA GAACGTGGTTATCGTGGGTGGAGGGTATATTGCCGTAGAGTTAGCTGGAATTCTTAAATCCTTTGGATGTAATGTATCGATTATCATTCGTAGGAGCACAGTTCTTAGCACATTTGACTCTTCAATAAGCGAAAACTTATTTCAAGAAATGGAGACGGCAGGAATTCAATTTCATTGCAACTCTAAT GTATCAAAAGTAACTGAAGAAAATGGTAAATTAAACATTCAAACCAAGGAAGGGAATGTTATTTCCGAGGTGGATACTCTTTTATGGGCGATTGGAAGACAATCTCGTACACATAATATAGGACTCAATCACATTT atattAAAATGGACAACAGAGGGAATATTATTGTGGACGATTTTCAAAATACTTCTGTGAACAATATTTATGCTGTTGGGGACGTAACCGGGAAATGGGAACTCACTCCag TTGCTATTGCCGCCGGAAGAAAACTGGCACATCGTATTTTTGACAATAAGCCAGATTATAAATTGGAATATGATAATATTCCAACGGTCGTATTTTCTCATCCTCCAATTGGAACGATTGGCTTAACTGAAAGGGAAGCTCGTATTCAAAGCGGAGAGGACGTGAAAGTATATTCAACTGTTTTCACTCCTATGTACCATGCTCTAACAGAAAGGAAACAAAAGACTTTGATGAAATTGGTTTGCACTGGTGGTGATGAAAAAGTTGTGGGGCTGCATATGATGGGTCGGGGATGTGACGAAATGCTGCAAGGATTTTCTGTAGCTGTAAAAATGGGTGCAACTAAGGCGGATTTTGATAATGTTATTGCCATTCATCCAACATCATCTGAAGAGTTGGTTACTATgagataa